The genomic region CCCGCTTCACCCAGATAGCGCAGTTTTTCACGCAGGCGCGTCAGACGTGGCGGCGATTTGTTGGCCTTAAACAGCTCAGGCGGCTGTGGCTCGAACAACATGACCACGACCGGCAAATTACGCTGACGCCCTTCTGCGCACAGTCGTGCCAGCAGAGCCTGGTGACCGCGATGTACGCCATCGAAATTGCCAATGGTCAGTACGCAGCACCGGTGCTGTTCCCTGAGATTATGTATGCCGCGGATAAACTTCATGGCTGGCTCAAATTTGTGGAAATCAGCGGATTATACCTTGTACAGCGGTGAAGGTTAACCCGCGAATGTGGCTTTACGTTGATTCAAGGGTCGCTTTTTCTGTCAGGGGTCGAATGAATTCTCCGTATAGATTTTTATTGTGAATAAGCTGTATTCATTTGGACGAAGCTGATAGAATCTTGCGCCATCGAAACGTAACCAGGTGCCGCTCGCAACGGCGCTTATTTTGCACAAATCCATTGACAACCTTGGGCGAAAGAGGCATATTCCTCGGCCTTTGAATTGTCCTTACAGAACTATTTGGGAGTTGGACCTTGGCTAATATCAAATCAGCTAAGAAACGCGCCGTAACGTCTGAGAAGCGTCGTAAGCACAACGCTAGCCGTCGTTCAATGATGCGTACTTTTATCAAGAAAGTATACGCAGCTATCGCCACTGGTGATAAAGCAGCTGCTCAGAATGCATTTAACGAAATGCAACCAATTGTGGACCGCCAGGCAGCTAAGGGTCTGATCCACAAAAACAAAGCGGCTCGCCATAAAGCAAACCTGACTGCTCAGATCAACAAACTGGCTTAATTGCCACGCTGTTAATCCCGCTTTGAAAAAGAAACCGCCCGTGGCGGTTTTTTTGTCTCGCGTTTGTGTTTTATGTTCAGCCTGAGACAGTATGTGACTGCGTTGAGTTTACAAATGCAGTTGTACTCCACCAGCAGGCAAAACTCACCGGCTGCTCTTGCAGTTATCCAGCCAGACATTGGTTTTAACACATTGAATTAACTCAAAAACCCGGTCAGAACAGGACTGATACTCACCCGCGCAGTCGCACCGCCATGAAAAACACCCTAACGAAATTTTAACCTCAACAAGGTATAACCCACCACGGCGGAAATCACTGAGCCTGTCAGGATACCCAACTTCGCCAGTTTTATCATTTCCAGATGCGCATTATCAAAAGCAAGTGAAGCTATGAATATCGACATGGTAAAGCCGATACCACAAAGCACACCGATGGCAACGATATCGCCCATTTGAGTTCCACGGGGCAACGCGGCAATTCGCAGCTTAACTGCCAGCCAACAAATCAGGGCGATGCCGAGCGGCTTGCCAATAAACAGGCCGAAGATAATGCCCAGTGGCACACTCATAAACAACTCCCCCAACGAGACGTCACTTAAAGAAACGCCCGCATTAGCAAAAGCAAACAGCGGAAGGATGAGCCAGCTGACCCACGGTGCCAGGCTGTGTGCAAGATGAGTGGCTGGCGAATGGCCTTTTTGTTCTGTCAGGGGGATAAAAAAACCGACGATCACGCCAGCCAGGGTAGCGTGCACGCCAGATTTCAATATTGCTATCCATAGCACAATGCCAGGCAGCATATAAACCAACAGGTTCCGCACGCCACAGCGATTGAGCAGAGCCAGTACCATGACAGCGCCGACAGCATAACAGAGCGGCATGGCTGCAAGGTGTTGAGTGTAAAAGAAAGCAATAATCAGAATGGCACCCAGGTCATCAATCACCGCCAGCGCCATCAGAAATATTTTCAGGGCAGGTGGAATGCGGCTCCCCAGCAGTGCCAAAATTCCCAGAGCGAAAGCAATATCGGTGGCCGTTGGGATAGCCCATCCACGAAGTGCCAGCGCATCGCTGTGATTGAGCAGTGCAAATATCGCCCCCGGCGCGA from Erwinia tracheiphila harbors:
- the rpsT gene encoding 30S ribosomal protein S20, coding for MANIKSAKKRAVTSEKRRKHNASRRSMMRTFIKKVYAAIATGDKAAAQNAFNEMQPIVDRQAAKGLIHKNKAARHKANLTAQINKLA
- the nhaA gene encoding Na+/H+ antiporter NhaA, translated to MKSALKRIIGNEATGGVILILAAMAAMVMANNAATQQSYQTILTAPVELRFGALDINKNVLLWINDALMALFFLMIGLAVKQELVSGSLASRQRAMFPLIAAVGGMIAPGAIFALLNHSDALALRGWAIPTATDIAFALGILALLGSRIPPALKIFLMALAVIDDLGAILIIAFFYTQHLAAMPLCYAVGAVMVLALLNRCGVRNLLVYMLPGIVLWIAILKSGVHATLAGVIVGFFIPLTEQKGHSPATHLAHSLAPWVSWLILPLFAFANAGVSLSDVSLGELFMSVPLGIIFGLFIGKPLGIALICWLAVKLRIAALPRGTQMGDIVAIGVLCGIGFTMSIFIASLAFDNAHLEMIKLAKLGILTGSVISAVVGYTLLRLKFR